The Streptomyces sp. NBC_00576 genome contains the following window.
ACCGCGGCCGCCGGCGCAGCCCTGCTCGCCGCCGCGCTCCCCTCGTACGCCTCCGGCACCGCTGGACCGGCGTCCACCAAGGAGGGCTCGGTCAGCGCGGCCGATCTGCTCGCCAAGGTGACGTCCTGCTCCCAGCTCTCCAGCGGCAAGTACCGGACCGATGACGAGACCTCGGCCTCGATCCCCGTGTGCGGCAAGAACGGCGCCGTGTTCTGGAAGGCCGACATGGACATCGACTGCGACGGCCAACGCACGTCGAAGTGCAACGAGAACACCGACCCCTGGTACCAGGACGACACGGCGTTCCACCAGTCCAACGGCAAGCCGCTCAAGGCCGATTCACTGCCCTACGTCGTCGTGCCCAGTTCCAGCAGCATCTGGAACTACTCCGGCGCCGGCATCAAGGGCGGTGGCGTGGTCGCGGTGATCTACAACAACAAGGTCCAGTACGCGGTCGTCGGCGACACCGGCCCCTCGAAGATCATCGGCGAGGCGTCGTACGCCACCGCCCAGGCCCTCGGCATCGACCCCGACCCGGAGAGCGGCGGCACGGACTCCGGGGTGACGTACATCCTGTTCAAGAACGCGCAGGTCTCCCCCATAGAGAGCCACGGCGCGGCGGTCTCCCTGGGTGATCAGCTGGCCAAGCAGTTCATCCGCGACAACTGAGCCCGGGGCGACGGGACGCCCGGGCGACGGGACAACGAAGCTGTGCAGCCGGGGGAGTCCGGGGGTCCGGTACCGCGTTCCCGCACGCGGAACCGGACCCCCGGGCAAGCAACTCGGGTCACGCGCGGATCAGTTGGGCTGCCCGATCGGCCGTACGACCACCGTGTTGACGTCGACTCCCTCCGGCTGCCGGATCGCCCAGACGATCGAGTCGGCCAGCTGGTCGGCCGTCAGCAGATGCCCCGGAGGCAGGCTGCCGTAGCTGTCCCAGAAGGGGGTCTCGACGCGCCCGGGGGCCACCAGCGTCACGCCGACGCCGAACTCCGTGACCTGTCGGCGGGTGTTCTCGGCGAGACCGGTCACCGCCCACTTCGTCGCCCCGTAGATGTTGCCCGGTGTGTGGACGAACCCGGCGACACTGCCGATCAGCACGATCCGGCCCCGGGTCTCCTTCAGCGCGTCGATCGAGGCCCTGATGAGCAGCGCGGGCCCGAGCACATTGGTCAGCACCATCTCCGGCCAGCCCGCCGGGTCACCGTCGGCGACCGAGTCGTGGGTGGCGAACCCGGCGTTGGCGATCACCGTGTCCAGCCGCCCGAACTCCTTCAGCGTCGTCGCGACGGCGCCACGCACATCGTCGTACTCGGCCGCGTTCCCTGCGATCGTCAACAGGCCCTCGGGACGCCCGAGTTCCTCGGCGAAGCCCCGCAGCCGCTGCTCGCCCCGGCCGGTGACGGCGACCCGGTGGCCGGCGTCGAGCAGCTGCCGCGCGACGGCCGCGCCGATGCCGCTGCCGCCACCGGTGATCAGTGCGACGGGTGAGTCGGTCATGGTGATTGCCCCCTGTGTAGGCCACGCATGTGCCATGCGCGTCGGTGAACAGCGGGGAGTCCATCACTTGAAGCGCCCTCGAAGTCAAGCTCGGGGCGGGCGCGTTGGGCGTCCCGACCGACCCCCGGACCGCGACTACCCCTGCGGCTTGCTGCCCGCGTACAGCGTGTGGGTGGCCAGCACGAAGACGTCCGGGCGGTGGTGCAGGCCCGCCTTGTCGTCAGGGTCGAGGAGGCGGTCGAGGGTGGCACGGTCCGCGGCGTCCAGCTCCTCCGCGAACATCGTGCGGCGGCGGTCGAAGACGCCGATCACATAGGCGCGTGCCTCGTCCGTGAGCGGGGCGGGGAGGTCGAGGAGGAAGGAACGGGTACCGGAGGGACGCAGGCCGGCTGCGGTGAGAAGGGCCGGCCAGTCCTCGGTCTCGCGTACATGGCCGGGCAGGCTGGTGCGCATCTCGGTGAACCAGGACTGCTCGATCACATCTAGACGCGCCTCCAGGCCGGGGCGTCCGAAACCGAGGTCGCGCGGCAGGTTTCGCTCCGGGAGGCCACCCTCCATCACGGCGAGTGTGCCGCCGGGTGCGAGTACGGCGGCGAGCGCGGCGAGCGCGGCCCGCTGGTCACCCACGTGGTGCACGGCCCTGCTGGACCACACCAGGTCGGCGGGGTACTCCAACTCGCCGAGGCCGCCAGGGAGTTCCGCCTCGACGGTGCTGAAGCGGTCGGCGGTGCCGCGACGGTCGGCGTTCTCGCGGGCCCGCTCCAGAAGCGCCGCCGAACTGTCCGCCGCGACGATGCGTGCCTCGGGGAACGCCTTCGCGAAGAAGCCCGAGATGATGCCGGGGCCGCTGCCCGCGTCGACGATCAGCCCCGGTTCGGGCTGCTGCCCGGACAACCAGGCCAGGGCGTCGGCGTAGAGCGGCGCGAACAGTTCGGCCTGCCCCTCCAGATGAGGGATCATCTTGGCGAAGTCGATGTCGGCGTGGTCGTGGGAATGGTTGTGGGCGTGAGCGGGCGCCTGGTCGTGATCGTGGTTGTGCCGGTGCTGATGGGCCATGGTGTACGGGCCTCCCGTTGTCGTTGGCACCAGCCTGCTCCGACCCCGGCGACCAGGCCAGTTCTGTTGCCGTTACGGCAAACGGGAATCTCCTGAACAACCACTCACGGCAAAAACCGGATGCGCGGGCCCACCCCGCTCCCCCACGATGTCTCTATGGACGACGATCTGGTGGAGCGCTTCCTCGAAGACGGGTTCGTGAAGATCGAGGGCGCCTTCCCGCCACGCGTCGCCGAGCACTGCGCACGGCTGCTGTGGCGGGAGACGGGCTGCGACCCGGACGACCCGGGCACCTGGACGAAACCCGTGCACTGGGTGCCGGGAATGGCGCAGGGCCCGTTCGCCGCCGCGGTCAACACCCCTGTGCTGCACGAGGCGTTCGACGCGCTGGTGGGCGAGGGCCGCTGGGCGTCGCGCTATTCGCTGGGCACTTTTCCGCTGCGGTTCCCGCACGAGGAGGAACCGGACGACGCGGGCTGGCACATCGAGGGAAGCTACTCCCCCGAGGGCGCGACCTGGCCGTACACGAATCTCCGTTCCCGGGACCGGGCCCTGCTGATGCTGTTCCTGTTCAGCGAGGTCGGCGAGGCGGACGCCCCGACGCGCATCCGGGTGGGCTCGCATCTGGACGTACCGCCACTGCTGGAGCCGTACGGCGAGGAGGGCGTCTCGGGCCTGGAAATAGCGCCGGCCCTGGTAACGGCCTCGGCACACCGCCCGCTCGCCTACGCCACGGGCCGCCCCGGCGACGTATACCTCTGCCACCCCTTCCTGGTCCATGCGGCGCAGCCGCACCACGGCACCCGACCACGCTTCATGGCCCAGCCACCGCTGGATCCGGCAATGCCGTACGAGTTGGAACGTGAGGACGAAAACTACTCACCGGTGGAGCAGGCGATCCGCCGGGGACTGAGAAGAGACGCCTGAGCGGGTCCGATGAGGTCGGGTGCGCACCGTGCCCGGACAGGGGCGCGGGGAACTGCGCGACCAGCCCCCACCGAACCCGCGGCAAAAAGCGAACCGCCGATCCAGCGGAGCTTAGAGCGCCGGGTAGGCGTTCCTCATGAGCTCCTGGAACTGCGCGGAGAACCAGTGCCCGGCGAGCGGCGAGTTCCCAAGCGCACCCGACATGTTGTTGTTGTTCAGCGGGTTACCCGTGTACGTCGGGTCGCACATCCGGTCGAAGCCCTTGCCCTCGTCGTTCGGGATCGCCGAGCTGGCGCCGTCGGACTCGCCCGGAGGCTTCATCCACACGTACGCGTCGATCCCGGTCGCCGGAGCGGCCTTCGGGCGCTCGCCCAGACCCGCGCCGGACTGGTTGCACCAGTTGCCGACGTGGATGCGCCGGTCGTAGCGTCCACCCTCGACGTATGTGTCGACACTGGTCGTCGCACCGGGTCCGGTGGGCCGTGCGGTGCCGCCCCAGCCGTTCCTGGACGTGTCGATCAGCATGCCGATGCCCGACGGGAAGCCGGCCGTGACCAGCTGGTTGCGGAAGGCCTGCGCGAAAGAGAGCTCATCGGTGTACCGGTTCCAGTCCACCCACTTCGACTCGCGGACCGACTTGCCGGCCACGGTGTCGTTGATGGTGAAGTTGTTCTCCTTCAGGGCGCTGTAGTTCGCCGTGTTGCTGATGAACCCGTGCACGTCGTTGACCGTCGCACCCTCGGCGGTCGCCGCCTGCTTGAACAGGTCGGCGGCGGGGCCGAAGTTGTCGTCCCAGCCGAGCCAGCCGTGGTGGGCGGCGTCGATGTAGTTGTAGACGTTCGGCACGTCACCGAGCTTGTTGAGCGCGTAGCCGACACCCTTGATGTAGTTGCCGTTCGCCTTCATCACATTGCACGCGGGCGTGGCCGTGGGCCGGCTGCCGGCGTTGGTGACGAGGTTGGGCAGCGAGTCGATCTCGACGGTCGTGACAATGCGCAGGCCCGCGTACTTGCTGTCCGCGAGGATCGCCGCGATCGGGTCGATGAACTGGGTCTTGTACTTGTCGATCTCCGTCGGGCCGAGTTCGCCGTTGGAGGCGAGGGCCGCGCAGTCGCGTCCGGGCAGGTCGTAGACGACCAGCTGGACGACCATTTCGCCGGTGCCCTTCTGCTGGAGGGCCGCGTCGAGGTGGGCGCGCAGACCCATCCCGCCGTTGACCCCGTTGATCGCGGCGATCCGGTCCAGCCACACGCCGGTGGGCTGGCTGGAGATCCGGCTGCCGCCCGTCTCCGCGGCGGCCTTCGCCGACCACTCCGGGTTCACGTACACCTTGGCGCCGGCGTACGGGTTGTCGACCCTGGTGCCGGTGCCCGGGCCCGGGTCCGTCGGACCCGGGTCCGTGGGGCCGCCTCCGCCGTCTACGTTGCAGGTGACGCCGTCGAGGGTGAAGGAGGTCGGGAGCGCATTCGTGCCGCTGTAGCTGCCGTTGAAGCCGAAGCTCACCGAACCACCGGTGGCGAGCGTCCCGTTGTAGGTCTCGTTGGCGACGGTCACGGCAGGACCGCTCTGGGTGAACTTCGCGCTCCAGCCGCTGGTGACCTGCTGGTTACCGGCGTACGACCACTTTACGGCCCAACTCGACTTGGCCGCACTGTTGTTGGTGACCGTCACTGCGGCGGTGAAGCCGGTGGACCACTGGTTCTGCACCTTGTAGTCGACGGTGCAGGGGATCGCGGCGATGCCTAGGTCGGCCTGCGTGACCGCTGCTGCGGCGCCGGTCGCGCCGGCGACCAGCGCCATGGCGGCGAGGATCGCTGTTCTGGTACGACTCATGAGTGCGGGTGTCCTCTCGATTTCCTGTGGGGTGAGAAGCGCCTTACTGGGATGGGGAGTTGGTGCACTAACCGATGGCGCGCAGATGGTCGCGCAGTCCGATTCCGAAGGCTGTGGGTGTGCCGTCGTAACCGGAGATCAGGGATGGGCCGGTGGCGCAGTTCCAGGTGTTCCAGGTCCAGCCGAGGTAGGACAGGGAGCGGTCGTCGAACCACTTCATGACCCGGTCGACGAAGGAGTGCGCGCAGGTGTTCTCGCCGATCTCGCCCGCCACCAGCGGGACCTGGGCGGCGACCGGCGCGAGCGTCGAGTTCCAACAGCTTTCACTGGCGCAGGAGTTGAAGTTGTAGATGTGCCAGGCGGCGGCGAGATTGCCCGCCGGGTCGGTCGGCTTGTACGTCAGCCACTGGCTGAGGTCGTTGGAGTACGCGAGCCCGCCGGCGAGGACCACGTTCTTGGCGCCGGTGGCCCGGACCGCGTCGATCAGATCCTGCATACCGGCGACCTCGTACCCGATGCCGGGGCAGGTGCCGCCGTCCCGCCAGCAGGTCCAGGCCTGGGCCGCCGTGGAGGTGGCGCGGTCCGGGTAGGGCTCGTTGAACAGGTCGAACACGACGGACTGGTCGCCCTTGAAGGTGTTCGCCACCGAGGTCCAGAAGGCGGGCGAGTACTGCATGTCGGGCATCGGCTTCTGGCAGCTTGCGTGTACGTCGGAGCAGCCGGCCGAGTTGCCCGTGTACTGGCCCCAGGACCAGTGCAGCTCGACCATCGGCGTCATACCGTGCGCCTTCACCTTCGCCACCAGGCTCTTGACGGCGGCGATGTAGTTGGCGCCCGCGTACTCGGGTTTGATGTTGGACAGGCCGAGCCAGCACTCCTCGTTCAGCGGGATGCGTACGGTGTTCACCTTCCAGTCGGCGATCGCCTGCACGGAGGCGTCGTCGACCGGCCCGTCCCAGATGCCGTTGCCCTGGACGCAGGCGAACTCGCCGCCGGAGCGGTTGACGCCGAGCAGCCGCCGGGTGGCGCCGCCGGAGTCGACGAGCTTGTTGCCGGACACGTGCAGAGCGGGTGCCCCCGCCTCGGGGGCCGGCGGATCAGTGGGCGGTGGAGTCGGGGTCGGGGTCGGGGTCGGCTCCGAATCCACGTTGCACGTCGTCCCGTTGAGCTTGAACGACGCCGGTACGGGATTGCTCCCGGACCGCGAGGCGATGAACCCCGCGCTGACGCTCGCTCCCGTGCCCAGCGAGCCGTTGTAGCTCTCGTTGGCCGCGGTGACGGTGGTGTTGGACTGGGACCACTTGGCGTTCCAGCCCTGGGTGAGCTTCTGACCTGCGCCGAAGTCGAAGGTGAGACTCCAACTGCTGAGCGCCGCCTGGTTGTTGGTGATCTTGGCGGAGCCCTGGAAGCCGGTGTCCCACGTGCTGGTGACCGAGTACTCCACCGTGCACGCGGGGGTGGCTCCCGACGCCGTGAGGACCGGTGCGACCGCGGTGCCCACAAGGGCGACGGCAGCGCCGAGCACGACTAAAAGACCTGAACGCGGAGGGTGTCGCATGAGCGACTCCTTGCAGATCGGGCACGCCGTTCGGACGCGTCGACTGACGGAA
Protein-coding sequences here:
- a CDS encoding cellulase family glycosylhydrolase, which codes for MRHPPRSGLLVVLGAAVALVGTAVAPVLTASGATPACTVEYSVTSTWDTGFQGSAKITNNQAALSSWSLTFDFGAGQKLTQGWNAKWSQSNTTVTAANESYNGSLGTGASVSAGFIASRSGSNPVPASFKLNGTTCNVDSEPTPTPTPTPPPTDPPAPEAGAPALHVSGNKLVDSGGATRRLLGVNRSGGEFACVQGNGIWDGPVDDASVQAIADWKVNTVRIPLNEECWLGLSNIKPEYAGANYIAAVKSLVAKVKAHGMTPMVELHWSWGQYTGNSAGCSDVHASCQKPMPDMQYSPAFWTSVANTFKGDQSVVFDLFNEPYPDRATSTAAQAWTCWRDGGTCPGIGYEVAGMQDLIDAVRATGAKNVVLAGGLAYSNDLSQWLTYKPTDPAGNLAAAWHIYNFNSCASESCWNSTLAPVAAQVPLVAGEIGENTCAHSFVDRVMKWFDDRSLSYLGWTWNTWNCATGPSLISGYDGTPTAFGIGLRDHLRAIG
- a CDS encoding phytanoyl-CoA dioxygenase family protein, with the protein product MDDDLVERFLEDGFVKIEGAFPPRVAEHCARLLWRETGCDPDDPGTWTKPVHWVPGMAQGPFAAAVNTPVLHEAFDALVGEGRWASRYSLGTFPLRFPHEEEPDDAGWHIEGSYSPEGATWPYTNLRSRDRALLMLFLFSEVGEADAPTRIRVGSHLDVPPLLEPYGEEGVSGLEIAPALVTASAHRPLAYATGRPGDVYLCHPFLVHAAQPHHGTRPRFMAQPPLDPAMPYELEREDENYSPVEQAIRRGLRRDA
- a CDS encoding glycoside hydrolase family 6 protein, whose amino-acid sequence is MSRTRTAILAAMALVAGATGAAAAVTQADLGIAAIPCTVDYKVQNQWSTGFTAAVTVTNNSAAKSSWAVKWSYAGNQQVTSGWSAKFTQSGPAVTVANETYNGTLATGGSVSFGFNGSYSGTNALPTSFTLDGVTCNVDGGGGPTDPGPTDPGPGTGTRVDNPYAGAKVYVNPEWSAKAAAETGGSRISSQPTGVWLDRIAAINGVNGGMGLRAHLDAALQQKGTGEMVVQLVVYDLPGRDCAALASNGELGPTEIDKYKTQFIDPIAAILADSKYAGLRIVTTVEIDSLPNLVTNAGSRPTATPACNVMKANGNYIKGVGYALNKLGDVPNVYNYIDAAHHGWLGWDDNFGPAADLFKQAATAEGATVNDVHGFISNTANYSALKENNFTINDTVAGKSVRESKWVDWNRYTDELSFAQAFRNQLVTAGFPSGIGMLIDTSRNGWGGTARPTGPGATTSVDTYVEGGRYDRRIHVGNWCNQSGAGLGERPKAAPATGIDAYVWMKPPGESDGASSAIPNDEGKGFDRMCDPTYTGNPLNNNNMSGALGNSPLAGHWFSAQFQELMRNAYPAL
- a CDS encoding glycoside hydrolase family 75 protein, with the translated sequence MRSRTLPLTAAAGAALLAAALPSYASGTAGPASTKEGSVSAADLLAKVTSCSQLSSGKYRTDDETSASIPVCGKNGAVFWKADMDIDCDGQRTSKCNENTDPWYQDDTAFHQSNGKPLKADSLPYVVVPSSSSIWNYSGAGIKGGGVVAVIYNNKVQYAVVGDTGPSKIIGEASYATAQALGIDPDPESGGTDSGVTYILFKNAQVSPIESHGAAVSLGDQLAKQFIRDN
- a CDS encoding SDR family oxidoreductase, with translation MTDSPVALITGGGSGIGAAVARQLLDAGHRVAVTGRGEQRLRGFAEELGRPEGLLTIAGNAAEYDDVRGAVATTLKEFGRLDTVIANAGFATHDSVADGDPAGWPEMVLTNVLGPALLIRASIDALKETRGRIVLIGSVAGFVHTPGNIYGATKWAVTGLAENTRRQVTEFGVGVTLVAPGRVETPFWDSYGSLPPGHLLTADQLADSIVWAIRQPEGVDVNTVVVRPIGQPN
- a CDS encoding class I SAM-dependent methyltransferase, with amino-acid sequence MAHQHRHNHDHDQAPAHAHNHSHDHADIDFAKMIPHLEGQAELFAPLYADALAWLSGQQPEPGLIVDAGSGPGIISGFFAKAFPEARIVAADSSAALLERARENADRRGTADRFSTVEAELPGGLGELEYPADLVWSSRAVHHVGDQRAALAALAAVLAPGGTLAVMEGGLPERNLPRDLGFGRPGLEARLDVIEQSWFTEMRTSLPGHVRETEDWPALLTAAGLRPSGTRSFLLDLPAPLTDEARAYVIGVFDRRRTMFAEELDAADRATLDRLLDPDDKAGLHHRPDVFVLATHTLYAGSKPQG